The Candidatus Eisenbacteria bacterium nucleotide sequence CCAGCAGTCCACCGAGACGCGCCAGCGCGGCCGCGTGTTCAGCGCGCGCGACTTCCTGATGCGGCTGGTGTTCCTGATCGGCGTGAGCGTGGCCGGAGTCGTGACCCGCGGCTTCGGCACCCAGGCGGCGCTGCTGATCGCCTCCGGCCTGATGGCGCTGGCGGGTCTGGTCGCGGTGGTCTGGGGACGGCGGTTCGCGCGCTAATTGCCCGGCAGCCCGGGACCGAGATCCACGTCCCAGCGCGCGCGCAGCGCGGCGCGAAACAGTGAGGCGTCGGCGCGAGGGCCGAGCGTTTCCCGGTACTCGTCCCAGGCCTGCATGAGATCGCGGCCATGCTCCGCCCACAGCCGGCCCGACGCCTTCGCCGCTTCGAGACGATCGCCGGCCCGCTCGGCCAGCGCGTCGAGGATGCGCACCGCGACGTCTTCCGGCGCTTCGCTCAGCACCGGAAGTCCGAGGACCTCGTCGGACTCGGCCGGCGACAGCGGCGTGTCTTCCTCCGGAACGGCCGGGTCCTGGGACGCGCTTGGCGTCGCCTCCACGGGCTTCGCCGTCTCCGTGTCACGCGGCACGATGAAGGCTTGTCCGCACTGCGGGCAACGGACTCGCGCGCCGCGCGGCCCGAGCAGGTGATCCGGAAGCGTGTAGCCGGCCGAGCAGTGTGGACATTGAACGGTCATCGCCTCACCCCGCGAGCGCCAGCTCGAGCGCTTCGCGATAATCCCTGAGCAGCGCGTCGCGCAGCGGCCGATGGACCGGATCGAGCAGCCGGGGATCGGCGGCCACGATGGCCTTCGCCGCTTCGTGCGCGCGGGTCAGCAGACGCTCGTCGCGCAGGTCGGCGAGCTTCAGCCGCGGCAGGCCGCTCTGGCGCATCCCCCACAGCTCACCGGGGCCGCGCAGCGCGAGATCGGCTTCGGCGAGCGCGAAGCCGTCGTCGGTGGCGGTGAGCTCCTCGAGCCGCTGCCGCGCGTCGCCCGATGTCGCGGGACCCGGCACCAGCACGCACACCGATCGGTGCGCTCCGCGTCCGATCCGTCCTCGCAGCTGGTGGAGCTGCGAGAGCCCGAAGCGCTCGGCGTTCTCGATCACCATCAAGGTCGCATTGCTCACGTCCACGCCTACCTCGATCACCGTGGTCGTCACCAGGACCTGGATCCGTCCGGCCACGAAGCCGTCCATGGTCCGTTGCTTGTCATCGGCCTTCATGCGCCCGTGCAGGAGTCCAACTTGAAAGCGGGCGAGCAGGGGGTGCTGGGAAAGCCTCTGGTGCTCCGCCTCGGCCGCCCGCGCCTCGATCCGGCCGCCCTCCTCGATCACCGGAAGCACCACGTAGGCCTGCCACCCGGCCGAGAGCTCCTGGGCCATGAACTCGATGACCTGCGGGAACTTCTCCTCGCCCGCGATGCGGGTCACGATCCTGCCGCGCCCTGCGGGCTTGGACCGCATCTGGCTCATGTCCAGGTCTCCGTACATCGCCAGCGCGAGCGTGCGCGGGATCGGCGTGGCGCTCAGCACCAGCACGTCGGGGATCGCCCCCTTCTGAGCCAGCGTCGCGCGCTGGCGCACGCCGAAGCGGTGCTGTTCGTCGACGATCGCGAGCCCGAGCCTCGGCATCTCCACCTTGGCCTCGAGCAGCGCG carries:
- a CDS encoding zinc-ribbon domain-containing protein, giving the protein MTVQCPHCSAGYTLPDHLLGPRGARVRCPQCGQAFIVPRDTETAKPVEATPSASQDPAVPEEDTPLSPAESDEVLGLPVLSEAPEDVAVRILDALAERAGDRLEAAKASGRLWAEHGRDLMQAWDEYRETLGPRADASLFRAALRARWDVDLGPGLPGN